A DNA window from Doryrhamphus excisus isolate RoL2022-K1 chromosome 2, RoL_Dexc_1.0, whole genome shotgun sequence contains the following coding sequences:
- the LOC131109786 gene encoding zinc finger protein 703-like, translating into MKDPPPSLVTNTRIELRHRTGSILLTPQDPIRQSRRLPIRMINMLTAHTGHLLHPEYLQPLTPAPVSIELDAKKSPLALLAQTCSQIGKPDPPSSSKLKEKEASGRSSVSSLKVGEQRPPSEDKSSFKPYLIGGSGDGERVSSSSSSLDKVSFKVLNNNGNTANGQLSHVPHASSPSPGPSRASPPGSTQQPPLKHPGGGPPNPHAHVSNGNREPDSPSKKDADASKTTSEGPHLANSSHARATANCSTGSSEGGSILDKVDSVPGHIAPISPYKAAQALFPLQSSNLGYHGSVVGAYASFPPPLVPGLDHSKSGVGNLGIPGKHPSSSPLTGASPPSFMQGLCRDPYCLSYPGVPHSSVHEPSGLKSSFPLVYPSHPLHSLHPGGPSSLPHPLYSYGYMLPNDPLPHACNWVSVGGPCDKRFATSDELLAHLRAHTAPPVDMDAKMLSVSSSGPSSSCHLHLPHMSSPGSLLRAPPSLGLARYHPYSKVHLTPGPSSVSLHSLPATSPYYPHYAFYNQRLGSASALGYQ; encoded by the exons ATGAAAGATCCCCCGCCGAGTCTTGTCACTAATACGCGAATCGAGCTCAGGCACCGAACCGGTTCAATTCTTCTGACTCCCCAGGACCCGATTCGGCAGTCAAGGAGGCTTCCGATCCGCATGATCAACATGTTGACGGCGCACACCGGACACTTGCTCCACCCGGAATATTTACAACCGTTAACACCAGCGCCCGTCAGCATCGAG CTGGACGCTAAGAAGAGTCCGCTGGCCCTGCTGGCTCAGACCTGCTCCCAGATCGGAAAACCGGATCCTCCGAGCTCCTCTAAACTCAAAGAGAAGGAGGCCAGCGGTCGCTCGTCTGTCTCCAGCTTGAAAGTGGGAGAACAGCGCCCCCCTTCGGAGGACAAGTCCAGCTTCAAGCCTTACCTCATCGGCGGCAGTGGAGACGGGGAGAGagtaagcagcagcagcagcagtttggATAAAGTATCATTCAAGGTTCTCAACAATAATGGGAATACAGCCAATGGGCAGCTGTCGCACGTGCCCCACGCCTCCTCACCCAGCCCTGGACCCAGCAGAGCCAGCCCCCCGGGGTCCACCCAGCAGCCGCCTCTCAAGCACCCAGGTGGCGGACCGCCCAACCCGCATGCTCACGTGTCAAATGGAAACCGTGAGCCGGACAGCCCGAGCAAGAAAGACGCTGATGCAAGCAAAACGACCTCGGAGGGTCCGCACCTCGCCAACTCCAGCCACGCCCGAGCTACCGCCAACTGCAGCACCGGCAGCTCGGAGGGTGGCTCCATCCTCGATAAAGTGGACTCGGTGCCAGGGCACATTGCGCCCATTTCTCCTTACAAGGCGGCGCAAGCGCTATTCCCGCTGCAGTCGTCTAATTTAGGCTACCACGGGTCGGTGGTGGGGGCCTATGCTAGCTTCCCTCCGCCCTTGGTTCCCGGGTTAGACCACAGCAAGTCCGGCGTGGGAAACTTGGGCATTCCTGGAAAGCATCCGAGCTCCAGCCCTCTTACCGGGGCCTCTCCCCCTTCATTTATGCAGGGTCTATGCAGGGACCCCTACTGCCTCAGCTACCCCGGTGTACCCCACTCATCCGTCCACGAGCCCTCCGGCCTCAAGTCCAGCTTTCCGTTGGTGTATCCCTCCCACCCGCTTCATTCCCTCCACCCCGGCGGTCCCTCGTCCCTCCCCCACCCCTTGTACTCATACGGCTACATGCTACCCAATGACCCCCTTCCTCATGCGTGCAACTGGGTCTCGGTCGGGGGTCCGTGCGACAAACGTTTCGCCACGTCAGATGAGCTCCTGGCTCACCTGCGCGCACACACGGCGCCCCCCGTGGACATGGATGCCAAGATGCTCTCAGTCTCGTCATCGGgaccttcttcttcctgtcacCTGCACCTTCCCCACATGAGCAGCCCCGGCTCCTTGCTCAGAGCGCCGCCCAGCCTGGGACTTGCTCGCTATCACCCCTACAGTAAGGTCCATTTGACCCCCGGACCCTCCTCCGTGTCCCTGCACTCCCTGCCCGCTACAAGCCCCTACTACCCGCACTACGCCTTCTACAACCAAAGACTCGGATCTGCGTCCGCTCTGGGCTACCAGTGA
- the LOC131106095 gene encoding GRAM domain-containing protein 2B-like, with protein MVLMGEQAERPLTPPTATEQLLHPRGSRCEAENDAQKRRRRPTDLQLCLDNEPEPCEICKKTTGTSLTPGKQLSPAPSPGRKTSPSSQLSKTNVHFHKLFKEVGRDEALKQSYTCALQRDILYQGRMFLSQNWICFHSKVFGRDTKIAIPAASVTLIKKTKTALLVPNALVIQSTQEQHVFVSFLSRNATYKFLHSVCVHLEVEKMCGRDAASSCQDGFRVKVASSLPLRRQEMMESSSSGSQTPDDDKMSDFTGLPFVKSGKVSVLADVHLQPSPKSKASNGSPAGEVPRVGKAWPHVTLHSILLIYLFLAGVLVASSCYMAFKMVVLEHRLNSMLAAREHMHGQNVARPQDAEIFGELSTNLFKLEKIRRNLQRLLEDT; from the exons ATGGTGCTGATGGGCGAGCAGGCAGAGCGACCTTTGACACCGCCGACGGCCACGGAGCAACTTCTCCACCCCCGGGGGAGTCG tTGTGAAGCGGAGAATGACGCTCAGAAGAGACGAAGGAGACCCACAGACCTCCAGCTGTGTCTGGACAACGAACCGGAACCCTGCGAGATCTGTAAAAAGACCACCGGAACCAG CCTGACACCCGGTAAGCAGCTCTCGCCGGCGCCCAGCCCCGGCAGGAAGACGTCGCCGTCCAGCCAG CTGTCCAAGACCAACGTGCACTTTCACAAGCTCTTCAAGGAAGTGGGCAGAGACGAGGCGCTCAAGCAAA GTTACACCTGCGCCCTGCAGAGGGACATCTTGTATCAGGGAAGGATGTTCCTCTCCCAGAACTGGATCTGCTTCCATTCCAAGGTCTTTGGCAGGGATACCAAG ATCGCCATCCCGGCGGCGTCGGTGACGTTGATCAAGAAAACCAAAACGGCGCTGCTGGTGCCGAACGCCCTGGTCATCCAAAGCACCCAGGAGCAG CACGTCTTTGTGTCCTTCCTGTCTCGCAACGCCACCTACAAGTTCCTGCACTCCGTCTGCGTCCACCTGGAG GTGGAGAAGATGTGCGGCAGAGACGCCGCGTCCTCCTGCCAGGACGGCTTCCGAGTCAAGGTGGCGTCGTCCCTTCCTCTG AGGCGGCAGGAGATGATGGAGAGCAGCAGCTCCGGATCCCAGACTCCCGATGACGACAAAATGAGCG ACTTCACAGGCCTCCCCTTTGTCAAAAGCGGGAAGGTGTCCGTCCTCGCCGACGTTCACCTCCAACCGAGCCCAAAGAGCAAGGCCAGCAACG gTTCGCCGGCCGGGGAGGTACCACGGGTGGGCAAAGCCTGGCCTCATGTGACCTTGCACTCCATCCTACTCATCTATTTGTTTCT GGCCGGCGTCCTCGTGGCGTCCTCCTGTTACATGGCTTTCAAGATGGTGGTCCTGGAGCATCGTTTGAACTCCATGTTGGCGGCGAGGGAACACATGCACGGCCA AAACGTGGCGAGGCCTCAGGACGCTGAGATCTTCGGAGAACTCTCCACCAACCTCTTCAAGCTGGAGAAG ATTCGAAGAAACCTGCAGAGGCTGCTCGAGGACACCTAA